The genomic DNA AACAATCTCTGATCAAATGAACCTCCGGCAGATGGCAGATAAAATTTCCACTCAACCCCATCAGTCAAAATGCTAATGGCAGAGCGGTCATAATAATTGTATCTTTGAAGCTGCTCTTCATAAGCGGAATAATTTCCAGTTAATTTACCTGGTGCTTTTATTTCCAGAAATACTTCGGGGGTTCTATCAGAATGATTATTCATAAATAATGCAATATCGACCCTTCCGCTTTCTTCTTTTGTCTTAGGAAATTTCTTTACCGGATACTCAGTAACCACCTCATTCGGATCCCAGATATTCCATCCTAAAGCTAATAATATCCTGGCAACAAGAGAAAAACGCACCTGTTCTTCATTCTGAAATGCACCCTTTACTAGCTTCTTTCTAATATCTTGCAGTATTTCATTCATTTATCAACTCCTAATACAAACCAAACAATCATTTTAATATTAATTATGCAAGTGTTTTTTCCGAATAGGCTTCTCTGGAAAACGAGGGTGCGAAAAGGTGAAGAGGTGAAAGGGTGATGGGGAGAATAATTGACTTCATGACTGATTGAGGGAAGGAGGGGGTGAAAGGGAGATTTAAATTTAAAATGTAAAATGTAAAATTAAATGTAATGTAATATAATGTAATCAGAGCTGGGGAATAAACGAAGGGGCGAAGGTGTAATGAATAATTGGATCTCTTATTTATAATATCAGCATAAGATTAAATTAAAGAATTTTTTTTATTGAATCCGGTGACCAGATAATTTCAGCAATTTTCATATAAAGTATTTGTCTCTCATCTTGTTCGTTTTTATTGAATAACTTGTATGGCCTAAATGACAGGTTATTTTCATTATAAAAGCGAATAAAACCTGGATTATGAGAATAACAATCAGTATGCAATGACTTGACAAGAAGATTCTGGCTAAAGTAATAAGGTAATTTTTTTGCATAAGTTAAATCATTGTAACTCGCATTAAAACTCTTCGGCAAGAGCAGTAATCCCCCAATCCGATTGCGATATTCTGCAAAATCAGATGAATGTGGAAATTCATTAATATGTCGTTCCGGATGATTAGCCCAGATATGTTCTATTTCATAGCCATCCTTTCCCTTTTCTATATAATCAGCATATCTACTTTTCATACCAGAGGATGTTTCAATAAAATCTGTAATTCTAGATAGCAGATGGTGGATATTATGTCGATTTTGTTGATGCAAGTACAATCTATCATTATCGGCAAAAGAAATCGGTTCTTCGTTTAATTTATTTACAAGGATTTGGACTAAGTCTTGTAGAGATTTTCCCCGTATATCTTTTATGATATTGAACATAGAATACTGAATAGTGGAATAGGTGATACTTCTGAAATTCCAGATTCTTCGAGCAATAATTATATCAAGAAATATTGCTACGGCAAGAAGTTTCTTTTTAATGATCTCCTCTGAATCATCAGTAATCAGTGGAGCGAGAAGTAAGGGGAATTGCATAGTGAAGTTCATTTTGGCATTATAATAAATTGGCATTAACCCTGATGCAGGTTCCATAGATGCTTTTTTTATCCTTAAATATTGCTTAAGATAAAACTGCATATTTATTTTAATGAAATCATAATAGCATGTACTATCACTCAAATTCAGTAGATCAGTATTGTCCTTTAGCCAACGGTGAAATTCAGTACCAATCCTATCAAAATCCCGTGGAACTGCATTGCGTTTTCGTTCCCTTATGGTTTGAGCATATTGGCTCCGCAACCAGGCTTTGAATGCATCTGTGTTTTCTTCTTTTCCTAATTCTCTCAGCCGTTTTGACCAATCCTTCCAGATATCAACTGCTTTATTTCTCTTCTCTCCTTCTGTTATATTAGCAAGTAAAAAACCTTTTAGCATATCTAAAGGATTTAGTGAAAGTCCTCTATCATTCATAGCTTCAAATATTGAATATGCGTCTTCATCAGTATACGCAGTTATTTCTACGAAGTAAACATTTTGCAATAACCAGTCACTAAAATAGAGTAAAGATTGATCATTAATTTCTTCAGGGATTAGTTGCTCTATCTCATCATACCGTGCTAGAATATTCTGTACTGATTCTGTCATATTACTAGTATCAAAAGCGTCATTGTTAAAAATAAAATTCATACACTCCTTTCTTTCTTCTACGTTAATATTAAAGGTTTCAATACCATATA from Candidatus Stygibacter australis includes the following:
- a CDS encoding DUF262 domain-containing protein, with protein sequence MKEIKGKEKNIRMMMDKTKFSIDYYQREYKWQKKHLQELIEDLTGKYLESYQDTDERTDIENYDNYFLGSIIICEKNGARYIIDGQQRLTTLTLLLIFLKNKLMNDNQKVKLSSLIFSDVYGIETFNINVEERKECMNFIFNNDAFDTSNMTESVQNILARYDEIEQLIPEEINDQSLLYFSDWLLQNVYFVEITAYTDEDAYSIFEAMNDRGLSLNPLDMLKGFLLANITEGEKRNKAVDIWKDWSKRLRELGKEENTDAFKAWLRSQYAQTIRERKRNAVPRDFDRIGTEFHRWLKDNTDLLNLSDSTCYYDFIKINMQFYLKQYLRIKKASMEPASGLMPIYYNAKMNFTMQFPLLLAPLITDDSEEIIKKKLLAVAIFLDIIIARRIWNFRSITYSTIQYSMFNIIKDIRGKSLQDLVQILVNKLNEEPISFADNDRLYLHQQNRHNIHHLLSRITDFIETSSGMKSRYADYIEKGKDGYEIEHIWANHPERHINEFPHSSDFAEYRNRIGGLLLLPKSFNASYNDLTYAKKLPYYFSQNLLVKSLHTDCYSHNPGFIRFYNENNLSFRPYKLFNKNEQDERQILYMKIAEIIWSPDSIKKIL